The following proteins come from a genomic window of Chryseobacterium glaciei:
- the tssD gene encoding type VI secretion system tube protein TssD, with protein MAANSRGILKFNGTEGQKLLKLNYSVSRSTDVSGRVASDPSNAIIKLTVEATEKSDILESLLNGKYKPTSGEITFNKSHEEGTLITLNWENGYVIQHEVDFDAVDENSMLISFIISAEKINYGNSAYEGLWPSS; from the coding sequence ATGGCAGCAAATTCAAGAGGAATTTTAAAATTCAACGGTACCGAAGGGCAAAAACTATTGAAGCTGAATTACAGCGTTTCAAGATCTACAGATGTATCTGGTAGAGTAGCGTCAGACCCCTCAAACGCAATCATTAAATTAACCGTAGAAGCAACAGAAAAATCAGACATTCTGGAAAGCTTACTAAACGGAAAGTACAAGCCTACAAGCGGAGAAATTACTTTCAACAAATCTCATGAAGAAGGTACATTAATTACTTTAAACTGGGAAAACGGATATGTAATTCAGCATGAAGTAGACTTCGACGCAGTAGACGAGAACAGCATGTTGATCAGCTTTATCATAAGCGCAGAGAAGATCAATTATGGTAATTCTGCTTACGAAGGTCTATGGCCGTCTAGCTAA
- a CDS encoding peptidoglycan DD-metalloendopeptidase family protein, which yields MSKQGVSKISGNPAPKVGENTLYSITGWYPSTPKNKQNPALVTWELFKKRSNGSFTTTNIKKTGDGNFTFGEVASKHTYRLEAYLYEPEGKGSTTIDITPQPAGVPKINKVELHYVDDSKGAVFSYTEKLVAKAQCVNLTGEKLLFTLWEDDAKGEGHNSNNLFVDSKQGVVGKNGVAAVEFVLTKALIQKAAKGEADPEKMEFYVTVEYYKNKKHATANIDVKNPEHKPKPVEQPKPTPKAPASEPQGKQPPKTKDSPVGQEPEAKAETKGTAEPQKPATQPKPEGKSTSVVDNVKVEGLLDAYFAKEEFKKETSEAAGQHQYTFQSNNNNIDKDKIAGIIKTRVDDLVKNDKKYAKLEDIKTALTQTSYKKGEGISVNLYKLGPEFVRINNAPLEEEVYVVARTMLLDGKEVSINIREKDAILVEKDANLPVLEGVENGNEITTLKATAQDGLAKVKIKLRPKSDENLVTWKDKLSGIKDGTYTYKFGSNGNKTATAEQKKKIAGIVANKIKDELEKEKKFPKIETIEKALTNEVYNKDEQITFDVYKSVTEYLWLKAECTGDVKKHDGEFLKKDGAYFEIGKKCECEARIRAFMRMLRVGEGTEGEKGYTTQYSGTQFTDMTKHPENVITAGAYSSSAAGAYQIMRYTWWWLKGEQLTSDNKKAGVYEEAHDYVKKYSVPDFTAESQDKLCILILKHKRAGSLPLITKNQVKEALEQYGSYEWASLPPGRYGQPAQTMTAALEKYDKFLKEELAGTSDLHLKKGFLKEFGIQCNCGKIGGSSEWHNPLDSMQLRGWYSDTQWSPGKSDYHGRTGGKHDGLDLYAPVGTQIYACVDGEITYLEDPNGYGNRTFLEGNYNGQKYFFMYCHLSEYTTGQVSAGDPIGKTGQTGNASGQAAKMAHLHFEVRKEKMSKPSFNPLTEITELGTDVNVSPDQNNQTGT from the coding sequence ATGTCTAAACAAGGAGTTTCAAAAATATCCGGAAATCCTGCTCCAAAAGTAGGAGAAAATACCCTGTATTCAATTACGGGATGGTATCCTTCGACACCAAAAAATAAACAGAATCCGGCATTAGTAACCTGGGAGTTATTTAAAAAACGTTCCAACGGAAGTTTTACCACCACCAACATCAAAAAAACAGGTGATGGCAATTTCACTTTCGGAGAAGTAGCCTCAAAACATACGTACCGCCTGGAAGCATATCTTTATGAGCCTGAAGGTAAAGGTTCTACAACAATTGATATTACGCCACAACCTGCCGGAGTTCCAAAAATTAATAAAGTTGAATTACATTATGTTGATGATTCAAAAGGAGCTGTTTTTAGCTATACCGAAAAATTGGTTGCCAAAGCTCAGTGTGTAAATCTTACAGGTGAAAAACTGTTATTTACACTTTGGGAAGATGATGCAAAAGGCGAAGGACATAATTCAAACAACCTTTTTGTTGACAGTAAACAAGGAGTTGTTGGGAAAAATGGTGTGGCAGCTGTAGAGTTTGTTTTAACGAAAGCTTTAATACAAAAAGCAGCAAAAGGAGAAGCAGATCCCGAAAAAATGGAGTTTTACGTAACGGTAGAATATTATAAAAATAAAAAACATGCTACCGCTAATATCGACGTAAAAAATCCCGAACATAAACCTAAACCTGTAGAACAGCCAAAACCTACTCCAAAAGCACCTGCTTCAGAACCTCAGGGCAAACAACCTCCCAAAACAAAAGATTCACCTGTAGGACAGGAACCTGAAGCTAAAGCAGAAACTAAAGGGACAGCTGAACCTCAGAAACCCGCTACTCAGCCAAAACCTGAAGGTAAAAGTACCAGTGTTGTAGATAATGTAAAAGTGGAAGGTCTTCTGGATGCTTATTTTGCTAAAGAAGAATTTAAAAAAGAAACTTCAGAAGCTGCGGGACAGCATCAGTATACATTCCAAAGCAATAATAACAATATTGATAAAGATAAAATTGCAGGAATCATTAAAACCAGAGTTGATGATTTGGTTAAAAATGATAAAAAATATGCTAAACTTGAGGATATCAAAACTGCGCTCACGCAAACTTCTTATAAAAAAGGTGAAGGTATTTCTGTAAATTTATACAAACTTGGTCCAGAATTCGTAAGAATAAACAATGCTCCTCTGGAAGAGGAAGTGTATGTGGTTGCCAGAACGATGTTGTTGGATGGTAAAGAGGTAAGTATTAATATCAGAGAAAAGGATGCAATTTTAGTAGAAAAAGATGCCAATTTACCGGTTTTAGAAGGTGTAGAAAATGGTAATGAAATTACAACCTTAAAAGCCACTGCACAAGACGGCTTAGCAAAAGTAAAAATAAAACTCCGTCCAAAATCTGATGAAAATTTAGTTACTTGGAAAGATAAATTAAGTGGAATAAAAGACGGAACTTATACTTATAAATTCGGCAGTAATGGAAATAAAACGGCAACTGCAGAACAGAAAAAGAAAATAGCAGGCATTGTTGCCAATAAAATTAAGGATGAACTTGAAAAAGAGAAAAAATTCCCGAAAATAGAAACCATCGAAAAAGCTTTAACCAATGAAGTTTATAATAAAGATGAACAAATAACTTTCGATGTTTATAAGAGTGTTACAGAATATCTTTGGCTGAAAGCAGAATGTACAGGAGATGTTAAAAAACACGACGGAGAATTCCTGAAAAAAGATGGCGCTTATTTTGAAATTGGCAAGAAATGTGAATGTGAAGCAAGAATCAGAGCATTTATGAGAATGCTTAGAGTAGGCGAAGGTACAGAAGGCGAAAAAGGTTACACGACGCAATATAGCGGAACACAGTTTACAGATATGACCAAACATCCTGAGAATGTGATCACAGCCGGAGCGTACTCATCTTCAGCAGCCGGAGCTTATCAGATAATGAGATACACTTGGTGGTGGCTGAAAGGAGAACAATTGACCAGTGACAATAAAAAAGCAGGGGTCTACGAAGAAGCTCATGATTATGTTAAAAAATATTCAGTGCCCGATTTTACTGCAGAATCACAGGACAAACTTTGTATTTTGATTCTTAAACATAAAAGAGCAGGAAGTTTACCATTGATCACCAAGAATCAGGTAAAAGAAGCACTGGAACAATATGGAAGTTATGAATGGGCAAGTTTACCGCCGGGAAGATACGGACAGCCTGCTCAGACAATGACTGCCGCTTTAGAAAAGTATGACAAATTTTTAAAAGAAGAATTGGCCGGTACTTCCGATTTACATCTTAAAAAAGGATTTTTAAAAGAATTCGGAATTCAGTGTAACTGCGGAAAGATCGGAGGAAGCTCAGAATGGCACAATCCTTTGGACAGTATGCAATTGAGAGGATGGTATTCAGATACACAGTGGTCGCCAGGCAAGAGTGATTACCATGGAAGAACAGGCGGTAAACATGATGGTTTAGACCTGTATGCTCCTGTAGGAACGCAGATCTATGCTTGTGTAGATGGTGAGATCACTTATTTAGAAGACCCTAACGGATACGGAAACAGGACATTTTTAGAAGGTAATTATAACGGACAAAAATATTTTTTCATGTATTGTCACCTTTCAGAATATACAACGGGTCAGGTAAGTGCCGGAGATCCGATCGGAAAAACGGGACAGACAGGAAACGCGAGCGGACAGGCTGCAAAAATGGCTCACTTACATTTTGAAGTCAGAAAAGAGAAGATGTCGAAACCGTCTTTTAATCCGCTTACGGAAATTACAGAATTAGGAACGGATGTTAATGTGAGTCCGGACCAAAATAACCAAACAGGAACATAA
- a CDS encoding DUF4280 domain-containing protein — protein sequence MSDQSSPHDGKHFVVQKGKAECNQGNQFPQYKVTAHKQHYWNDSEGSADFLAVTEDDLQFNPPGPSFGQCKLKPSSGGYLPCSYAPAGKWKKTYDKVKVMDKKIVTEESELQCVIGGKITIKDHGQRGEMSKQNVKNADSKTVQHINPLVKIDDFKETVEESEIDAY from the coding sequence ATGTCAGATCAATCATCACCTCATGACGGCAAACACTTTGTCGTTCAGAAAGGCAAGGCTGAATGCAATCAGGGAAATCAGTTTCCTCAGTATAAAGTCACGGCCCACAAACAGCATTATTGGAATGATTCTGAAGGAAGTGCAGATTTTCTTGCTGTAACAGAAGACGATCTCCAGTTCAATCCTCCCGGGCCAAGTTTCGGTCAGTGTAAATTAAAGCCCAGCTCAGGCGGGTATTTGCCATGCTCCTATGCTCCGGCCGGAAAATGGAAGAAAACCTACGACAAAGTGAAAGTAATGGATAAAAAGATCGTTACTGAAGAATCAGAGCTGCAATGTGTCATAGGAGGAAAGATCACGATAAAAGACCACGGTCAGCGTGGAGAAATGAGCAAGCAAAATGTAAAAAATGCTGACAGTAAAACTGTTCAACACATCAATCCGCTTGTGAAAATAGACGACTTCAAGGAGACTGTTGAAGAAAGTGAAATAGATGCTTATTAA
- the tssR gene encoding type VI secretion system protein TssR domain-containing protein encodes MRNKLPLAAYYIGVSVLLTSCQVKLPSKKTPEPSQYGQVDNSPVVNGFPKKSVPWIAISDRSRNTAYLDKSDEKSYKEVKFLEPLMVLKHRDGMVKVAEYIPDALMKKVSSKQIKTYGWIPESDLLLWSNSLKSEKTGFPVRVAVLPSNSDVIKSSERYYKNDSIMVFNSPSLIEQANVKIPNGQVVYVYKQAENNKRFLVGKRPSVDMDSISTSLYGWVSSNVISAWGERSAVKMKNTTGVSETALGLHEGSPGGTDVENRTAVLLTDVNKRTPLENIYPVTLPLNDAPTADSKTKYFTNILDYSKNYVFNVLGEPIYFDRYREITEKNKKINIVFALDISAPNAPYAPIVKSLLQDLQLRFEKPSYFNNVKYGVVLFKNNSCGDNVAVSNLSTDYSKITTFIDQKSNEMNCPSNSGYQPVNEGLMAAGNLLSNVPDETNIVITVGTSANQGGNMYGVINSLTQAQARLIMFQTSSRSSDTYNDFVLLAENVVTNTAKNIAELKKQKIINQNDVLTKNNFSLVEGDEGFFSLNYPKQSMSQGFVIFPKKGDIATPGYLKKSVDSLIAQVTLDNETLDKSLNDYFHSSVGAGRTDVDLKYKYLYPGLTNPVPAGIAAQLINYGSPFLVKGFIPKELKEFKPGLEKGILISETEYDNLKAFYTEVYLKTGAERADFNQSSAINEYIRLLKKYNPTNKFLDKSDLYEQPMSYAVGVSTGFDNSEEELMSKYKLKGWKKSKIITNETARTYFRHYKDLADRMLTHRNNPAVKIQQNGQTFYWLNEYFMPTMMPVEEPEYTKH; translated from the coding sequence ATGAGAAATAAACTTCCTCTAGCAGCATATTACATCGGAGTTTCTGTATTATTGACGAGTTGCCAGGTAAAACTGCCATCGAAAAAAACTCCGGAACCTTCACAATACGGACAGGTTGATAACTCACCGGTTGTCAATGGTTTTCCTAAAAAATCAGTGCCGTGGATCGCGATCTCAGACAGATCCAGAAATACGGCCTATCTTGATAAAAGTGATGAAAAATCATATAAAGAAGTGAAGTTTTTAGAGCCGTTAATGGTTCTGAAACACCGCGACGGAATGGTAAAAGTAGCAGAATATATTCCTGATGCTTTAATGAAAAAAGTTTCGTCTAAACAAATCAAAACCTACGGTTGGATCCCCGAATCTGATCTTCTTCTCTGGAGCAATTCTTTAAAAAGCGAAAAAACAGGTTTTCCTGTAAGAGTAGCAGTTTTACCGAGTAACAGTGATGTTATCAAAAGCTCTGAGCGATATTACAAGAATGATTCGATCATGGTATTTAATTCACCAAGTTTGATCGAACAGGCAAATGTTAAGATTCCGAACGGCCAAGTTGTTTACGTCTACAAACAGGCCGAAAACAACAAAAGATTTTTGGTTGGCAAAAGACCATCGGTTGATATGGATAGTATCAGCACGAGCCTGTATGGATGGGTGAGCTCAAATGTGATCTCGGCGTGGGGCGAACGTTCTGCCGTGAAAATGAAAAATACAACAGGAGTTTCTGAAACCGCCTTAGGTTTGCACGAAGGTTCTCCGGGCGGAACTGATGTTGAAAATAGAACTGCCGTTCTTCTTACCGACGTTAACAAAAGGACGCCTCTTGAAAATATTTATCCGGTAACATTGCCTCTAAATGATGCTCCGACTGCGGATTCTAAAACGAAATATTTTACCAATATTTTGGATTACAGTAAAAACTATGTTTTCAATGTTTTGGGCGAACCGATTTACTTTGATCGTTACAGAGAAATTACAGAAAAAAATAAGAAGATTAATATCGTTTTTGCATTAGACATCAGTGCTCCGAACGCACCATATGCTCCAATCGTAAAATCATTATTACAGGATCTTCAGCTTAGATTTGAGAAGCCATCTTATTTCAATAATGTGAAATATGGAGTTGTTTTGTTTAAAAATAATTCTTGTGGAGACAATGTTGCGGTATCAAATTTAAGTACAGATTACAGCAAGATCACAACGTTCATCGACCAAAAATCGAATGAAATGAATTGCCCTAGCAACAGCGGTTACCAACCTGTAAATGAAGGTTTGATGGCTGCCGGAAATCTTCTTTCAAACGTTCCGGATGAGACGAATATTGTTATTACTGTCGGAACTTCTGCCAATCAGGGCGGAAATATGTATGGAGTGATTAATTCTCTTACTCAGGCTCAGGCTAGATTAATTATGTTCCAGACAAGCTCAAGATCATCAGATACTTACAATGATTTTGTTTTGCTTGCCGAAAATGTTGTCACCAACACCGCTAAAAATATTGCTGAACTTAAAAAGCAGAAGATCATTAATCAGAATGATGTTTTAACGAAGAATAATTTTAGTCTTGTAGAAGGAGATGAAGGATTTTTCTCATTAAATTATCCAAAACAGAGTATGTCTCAAGGTTTCGTTATTTTCCCGAAAAAAGGGGATATCGCAACGCCCGGCTATCTTAAAAAATCTGTTGACAGCCTGATCGCTCAGGTTACTTTAGATAATGAAACTTTAGATAAATCATTAAATGATTATTTCCACTCTTCAGTTGGAGCGGGAAGAACGGATGTTGATTTAAAATATAAATATCTATATCCGGGACTTACAAATCCGGTTCCTGCAGGAATTGCAGCGCAGTTGATCAATTACGGAAGTCCGTTTTTGGTGAAAGGTTTTATTCCGAAAGAATTAAAAGAGTTTAAACCAGGCCTTGAAAAAGGTATTTTGATCTCAGAAACGGAATATGACAATCTTAAAGCTTTCTATACTGAAGTTTATCTTAAAACGGGCGCTGAAAGAGCAGATTTCAATCAGTCAAGTGCAATTAATGAATATATCAGGTTGTTGAAAAAGTATAATCCTACCAATAAATTTTTGGATAAAAGCGATTTATACGAGCAGCCAATGTCTTATGCAGTGGGTGTAAGTACAGGTTTTGATAATTCTGAAGAAGAATTAATGTCAAAATACAAGCTGAAAGGTTGGAAAAAATCTAAGATCATTACCAACGAAACGGCAAGAACTTACTTCCGTCATTACAAAGATCTGGCAGACAGAATGCTTACGCACAGAAACAATCCGGCAGTAAAAATTCAACAGAACGGACAAACATTTTATTGGCTGAATGAATACTTCATGCCAACCATGATGCCCGTTGAAGAACCCGAATATACTAAACATTAA
- a CDS encoding PKD domain-containing protein, with protein sequence MNYFQKNKKNIIIGVIATLLIAALVALWLQKKVIHSADDIVGVVYPSSLKVGDTLLFEDKTQFAKTKRWNFGDGTTSDKSTGFHFYNKPGYYSVTLIVDNKYSKSFPVMVSARGIPKPKDTLKIKTLIDAPSQAMNFENVQFRAVSDAKQFTWKFGETGNIDSKDKMAIYSYKKPGDYVVTLYTDESPEPILHHIKILQGYDALQEEVSVEDAYAKIDNDFKYHLQQIANGNSFNTHYNYLLRTYLCNNENTVVKVNDSKANNFYMYCAGLQFDKNNVIQTVKVNFDDTQNCVTKVDINQSK encoded by the coding sequence ATGAATTATTTTCAAAAAAACAAAAAGAACATTATCATTGGTGTTATTGCAACTTTGCTCATAGCAGCCCTGGTTGCATTGTGGTTGCAGAAGAAAGTCATACACTCCGCCGATGACATTGTGGGAGTGGTGTATCCGTCTTCTCTCAAGGTAGGAGATACACTTTTATTTGAAGATAAAACCCAGTTCGCAAAAACCAAAAGATGGAATTTCGGAGACGGTACAACTTCTGATAAAAGCACAGGGTTTCATTTTTATAATAAACCTGGATATTATTCGGTAACGCTTATCGTGGATAATAAATATTCTAAATCTTTCCCGGTAATGGTTTCTGCAAGAGGAATTCCAAAGCCAAAGGATACGTTGAAGATTAAAACCTTAATCGATGCGCCATCTCAGGCAATGAATTTTGAAAATGTGCAGTTTCGTGCAGTTTCTGACGCAAAACAGTTTACATGGAAATTCGGTGAAACAGGAAATATAGATTCCAAAGATAAAATGGCGATCTATTCTTACAAAAAACCGGGTGATTATGTAGTTACCTTATACACAGACGAAAGTCCTGAGCCTATCTTGCATCACATAAAAATTCTTCAGGGTTATGACGCTTTGCAAGAAGAAGTGAGCGTAGAAGATGCTTATGCTAAAATTGATAACGATTTTAAATATCATTTACAGCAGATCGCGAACGGAAACAGCTTCAATACACACTACAATTATTTGTTGAGAACCTATCTGTGTAACAACGAAAATACAGTGGTAAAGGTAAATGACAGTAAGGCAAATAATTTTTACATGTATTGCGCGGGACTTCAGTTTGACAAAAACAACGTCATCCAGACTGTAAAAGTGAATTTTGATGATACGCAGAACTGTGTAACCAAAGTTGATATTAATCAAAGCAAATAA
- a CDS encoding type VI secretion system transmembrane protein TssO, giving the protein MQGQITLSKKERHYQFLYLVLMLFAALIFLGIIFLKGFESPFSDEDVISVQNLEQKAKFDQQQKVTQRVLDSTFTQINRLTNEVPQPFEENNIMNGINDVANSFENANVLDIRKEAYPQIAKFYKMFFDDKKVISSKTENIKNFEKQFEECSIGFKEKKSQLFQRENALKARNQ; this is encoded by the coding sequence ATGCAGGGACAAATCACATTATCAAAAAAGGAAAGGCATTATCAGTTTCTTTATTTAGTACTCATGCTTTTCGCGGCACTTATTTTTCTGGGAATTATTTTTCTGAAAGGTTTTGAGTCGCCGTTTTCCGATGAAGACGTTATTTCTGTTCAAAATCTGGAACAGAAAGCAAAATTCGATCAACAGCAAAAAGTTACTCAAAGAGTTTTAGACAGCACATTTACGCAAATCAACAGGCTTACCAATGAGGTTCCTCAACCTTTTGAGGAAAATAATATCATGAACGGCATCAATGATGTCGCTAATTCTTTTGAGAATGCCAATGTATTAGATATCAGAAAAGAAGCATATCCTCAGATCGCCAAGTTTTACAAAATGTTCTTCGACGATAAAAAAGTTATTTCAAGTAAAACTGAAAACATAAAGAATTTTGAAAAACAGTTTGAGGAATGCTCAATCGGTTTTAAAGAAAAGAAAAGTCAACTTTTTCAGCGTGAAAATGCTTTAAAGGCAAGAAACCAATAA
- the tssO gene encoding type VI secretion system TssO has protein sequence MSSNREKKLNKSDVRIGIWKFVLSFVVLSAVSFTSVFFFFKSYDIQREGIKKQADEYRELLTRSDLLRTHVDSILYRMNQLDISKVDNDIFLKNYIMDNVRDAKNIMGKDSADNFKHYSILMKQLEPILALKTQIVSVSYKEQTALRDLSECRGKIGLANNELRLDPTRKFTGSRKRR, from the coding sequence ATGTCTTCGAATAGGGAGAAAAAATTAAACAAATCAGACGTTAGAATAGGCATTTGGAAGTTTGTTCTATCTTTTGTCGTCTTATCAGCCGTTTCTTTCACCAGTGTGTTTTTCTTTTTTAAAAGTTATGACATCCAAAGGGAAGGAATTAAAAAACAGGCAGACGAATACCGCGAATTACTTACCCGCAGCGACCTGCTGAGGACCCATGTAGACAGTATTTTATACAGAATGAACCAGCTTGACATAAGCAAGGTTGATAATGATATTTTCCTTAAAAACTATATCATGGACAATGTACGGGATGCTAAAAACATCATGGGAAAAGACAGTGCAGACAACTTTAAGCATTATTCCATTCTGATGAAACAGCTAGAGCCTATATTGGCTTTAAAGACTCAGATTGTTAGTGTTTCTTACAAGGAACAGACTGCATTGAGAGATTTGAGCGAGTGCCGAGGCAAGATCGGGCTTGCAAATAATGAATTAAGACTGGATCCTACAAGGAAATTTACCGGAAGTAGAAAAAGAAGATAA
- a CDS encoding response regulator transcription factor has product MIKTLMENPFYMLLNDCNNGHEIVNRIYRRQEDVFIIELFMPVLSGIEAIKYIRKSNSETPIITYSGTYQEDMAEILSKIPNTFYCQKKSSVIKDIVKGQIASNTFDYEAYSKEWEQQPLAVQEYMDRQKQSQGELSSTEIQLMKFCYEGFSNKEIGEKLNLSTRTIDTYINRLTEKLGLKTKLHLIRFCVENGYYNSSM; this is encoded by the coding sequence ATGATCAAAACCCTTATGGAAAACCCTTTTTATATGCTTCTAAACGACTGTAACAACGGCCACGAGATTGTAAACAGAATCTATAGAAGGCAGGAAGATGTGTTCATTATTGAACTTTTTATGCCGGTATTAAGCGGAATCGAAGCCATAAAATACATCAGAAAAAGCAATTCTGAGACGCCGATTATCACTTATTCCGGGACTTATCAGGAAGATATGGCGGAAATCCTTTCAAAAATCCCAAATACTTTTTATTGCCAGAAAAAAAGCAGTGTCATAAAAGATATTGTCAAAGGCCAAATTGCGTCGAATACATTTGATTACGAAGCTTATTCTAAAGAGTGGGAACAGCAGCCATTGGCTGTTCAGGAGTATATGGACAGACAAAAACAGAGCCAGGGAGAACTTTCTTCTACCGAGATTCAGCTGATGAAATTCTGCTATGAAGGCTTCAGTAACAAAGAAATAGGAGAAAAATTAAATCTCAGCACAAGGACTATCGACACCTATATAAACAGGCTTACAGAAAAGCTCGGATTGAAAACAAAACTCCACCTGATACGCTTTTGCGTAGAAAACGGATACTACAATTCTAGCATGTAA
- a CDS encoding HU family DNA-binding protein: MTKAELVNTISNKLGTEKNETQKVVEAFMQEIRTSMYNGDNVYLRGFGSFIIKTRAAKTGRNISKNTAIEIPAHNIPAFKPSKSFVEKVKTKVTVK; the protein is encoded by the coding sequence ATGACAAAGGCAGAATTGGTAAACACCATCTCAAATAAGTTGGGAACAGAAAAGAATGAAACACAGAAAGTTGTAGAAGCTTTTATGCAGGAGATCAGGACTTCTATGTATAATGGAGACAATGTTTATCTAAGAGGTTTTGGTTCTTTTATCATTAAAACAAGAGCGGCAAAAACTGGAAGAAACATTTCTAAGAACACTGCAATTGAGATTCCTGCACACAACATTCCTGCTTTCAAACCATCAAAATCTTTTGTTGAGAAAGTAAAAACGAAAGTTACAGTAAAATAA
- a CDS encoding Rne/Rng family ribonuclease yields the protein MKKELIVSHEGDFTKIALLEDGRLCELHEEEDKSDFIVGDLFIGKVKKLAPNLNAAFVNIGYDKDAFLHYQDLGPQYLTYKKFLKDTISKKQSTSSLKSFEIQPEIDKNGTVEKVIVKDDLVLLQITKEPISTKGPRISTQVSLTGRFLVLIPFDNKVSISKKIKSYEEKERLRTLIESIKPEGFGVIIRTVAEGKKVADLHNDMNQLIQKWESTFKNIQKNKFPSKVLSEEDKASAILRDNFNQDFVSIICDDEQMVEEMKNYVEVIAPERKNIVQFYDSHIPLLEYYNVEKQLKQSFGKHVNIPSSKGAYLVIEHTEALHVVDVNSGNNITTGNAANKEHALNVNKMAATEIARQLRLRDMGGIIVIDFIDMPNPDHRRDLFEHLKAEMMRDKARHKILPPSKFGLIQITRQRNRQEKQIETKEDNPNKDGEIIAPIVIVERLEETIRNIIQKDKGKLYLHVHPFVEAYLTKGIKSIQMKWFIKYKKWVTIIPRDSFKYLEYKIYNSKKEELIGYSN from the coding sequence ATGAAGAAAGAACTAATAGTTTCGCATGAAGGCGACTTTACGAAGATCGCGCTACTAGAAGACGGAAGACTATGCGAACTTCATGAGGAAGAGGACAAAAGTGATTTTATAGTTGGAGATTTGTTTATAGGAAAAGTAAAAAAGCTGGCTCCGAACCTTAATGCAGCATTCGTAAATATCGGTTACGATAAAGACGCATTTCTGCATTATCAGGACTTGGGACCGCAATATCTTACGTACAAAAAGTTTCTAAAAGATACTATTTCTAAAAAACAAAGTACTTCAAGTTTAAAAAGTTTCGAGATACAACCCGAAATCGACAAAAACGGAACAGTAGAAAAAGTGATCGTTAAAGACGATCTTGTTCTGCTTCAAATTACCAAGGAACCTATTTCGACAAAAGGACCGAGAATTTCAACTCAGGTTTCTTTAACGGGACGTTTTTTGGTATTAATACCTTTCGACAATAAAGTTTCTATTTCCAAAAAGATCAAAAGCTATGAGGAAAAAGAAAGACTGAGAACCCTTATTGAAAGCATCAAACCAGAAGGTTTTGGCGTTATCATAAGAACTGTTGCAGAAGGAAAAAAAGTTGCCGACCTTCATAATGACATGAATCAATTGATTCAGAAATGGGAAAGCACTTTTAAAAACATCCAGAAAAACAAGTTTCCGTCTAAAGTTTTAAGTGAAGAAGACAAAGCTTCAGCTATTCTGAGAGATAATTTCAACCAAGACTTTGTAAGTATCATCTGTGATGACGAGCAAATGGTGGAAGAAATGAAAAATTACGTAGAAGTAATTGCTCCGGAAAGAAAAAATATTGTTCAGTTTTACGATTCACACATCCCCCTCCTCGAATATTATAACGTAGAAAAACAGCTTAAACAAAGCTTCGGAAAACACGTAAATATTCCAAGTTCAAAAGGTGCTTACCTTGTTATAGAACACACAGAAGCACTGCACGTAGTTGACGTAAACTCCGGAAATAACATCACAACCGGAAATGCAGCCAATAAAGAACACGCTCTGAACGTGAACAAAATGGCAGCAACAGAAATCGCAAGACAATTGCGTCTCCGTGATATGGGCGGCATCATCGTTATCGATTTTATAGATATGCCAAACCCCGATCACAGAAGAGATCTTTTTGAACATCTGAAAGCAGAGATGATGCGCGACAAAGCTCGCCACAAGATCCTGCCTCCAAGTAAATTTGGATTGATACAGATTACCAGACAAAGAAATCGTCAGGAAAAACAGATCGAAACAAAAGAAGACAACCCGAATAAAGACGGAGAAATCATTGCTCCGATCGTTATTGTGGAAAGATTGGAAGAAACCATCAGAAATATTATACAAAAGGATAAAGGAAAACTTTACCTTCATGTACACCCTTTCGTTGAAGCTTACCTTACTAAAGGAATCAAAAGTATTCAGATGAAATGGTTTATCAAGTATAAAAAATGGGTCACCATCATCCCAAGGGATTCTTTTAAATATTTAGAATACAAGATTTACAATTCGAAAAAAGAAGAATTGATAGGATATTCTAATTAA